The DNA window CTTGACGGAACATGCCGGCTGTACATAGACTATTGGCGGTTAAACGTTAAAACAAACCCCATTGCCGAACTTTGCCAAATGAACGGAGCCAAAGTCTTCACCGAAATATttctgctgaagggatacttcccAGTTCCAGTAGCGAAGGAAGACATAGAGAAGACGTGATTATCACCCCCTTTGGCACCTAAATATTCAGTTACAGCTGCTTCGGCCTTCGGAACATAgaggcaaccttccaaagactaatgGACAAGCTCCTGGGTGATCTTCCCTCATGCATTGTCTACTCGTACAtcgatgacatcctcatatttagccccaacctccAGCAACACCTAAATGACATCAAAAGGGTGctacaaatactcaaagaaaacagacttgtagtaagggaagacaaatgCAAGTAGGCAAAAATGacagtggaattcctgggacatcaaataagTCCAGATGGCATCAAACCCCTCCCAGCATAAGTAAAAGCAATCACTGACTTCCTGACTCCAATCACAATCAAAAccgtacaagaattttcaggaccaATTACTTACTACTATCAATTTAAACCCAATATCGCTAAAATAATGAGTCTGATATATAACTGTTTAAAGGAAAACCCCAAAAATTATGTTGGTGAAATATTCGAGATAATTCATTGATATTAGCAAAGCAGGCAATAATCTCTACAgccacattaatttttcctctaccccataggtccctcactttgaTGACTGACGTGAGTAAAACGGCTATGGGCACGGTACTGAAGCAGAACACAGATGATGGTCGTCAACCGCTGGCGTTTTTGAGCAAAAAGTTAACGACAGCAAAACAAAAGTATTCCACATTTGATAGAGTTGCTGGCAGTCCAAAAAGATATCCACCACTTCCACCACATACTCAAATGATGGCACTTCTTCATACAAACGGACCACCAACCCTTGGTGCATGCCTTCACAAAAACCACAGACTCATGGTCAGCACAACATTAACGTCACCTGTCGGCAATAGCTGAACaatcctgcaccatcaagtacctgaagGGGTCTCCAAACACCTTGGCTGATGCACTATCGAGAAACTGTGCCAACACTGTCCAGATCGGGATAGCCTATCCTGAAATAACAGAGGCTCAAAAAGATGACATGGACTTACAGTGACTGGGGCAGGACAACCCGACCTTCATGTGGAGTGACCTGTCTATCAACCATGGAGGGACAACCATCGCCTACAAAACCAGTGCTGGATACCCTTGCCCCTACCTGTCAGTAGGTCTCAGAAGGAAGGCTTTCAACTTTGCCCACAACCTGTTCGACCCATCAGGCCGCGCAACTGCCCAAATTGTAGCGGAACGGCATATCTGGTGGGGACAATGCCGTCTGTGTCAGACGTCAAAAATAACGTGGCATGTAGAGAGCggaataggagagttccacacaacacactgTTGTTTCACCTACATCCACAtcgaggggtacagatacctgttcgCCATCATTGGCAGGAAtaccaggtggccagaagcaatacaGATACAGCAACAGATggcagagagttgtgtgaaagcttTCATCAGATGGGTCAGCAGACATGGAGTCCAGCAGATCATCATGAGTTGCAGGGGGGCCAACTTCATGCCCAGTTTATGGAATGCCCTCACAGACAGTTTGGTGACAAAGGTTACACACAatggcctacaacccagaagccaaAGACTCACCGCCAGATGCCAAGGAGTGAtttggagaaaggagttaccttgggTCCTACCCGGCCTGAGAACATCACCACATGTGGCATTTGACTCATCTCCAGCAGAAATCCTGTATGGACAAGCATTAACATTGCTGGCAGATATCTTTCAACATCCAACAAGCCTGACATCCTCATCCGACATCTGTAAAGCATTAGAACAAATAATGCTGGCCATTTATACGAGTGAATGCACAGAGGCCCCCATCTCCCCATCCTAGTTGGAACCATACCAGATCATCCAAATAAGAGACaaggcctaccagatgacagttGATAGCAGGTCTGTCTGAGTCTCCATCGATCACCTCAAACaagcatacctcccagacaccgacCTACAACTGTAGGCCTCTCTAAGGTgggggagtcctgtagggtccTACACGGACCTACACAATTGTCCTTACCTGGGTCAGAACTCATACCCTACGGGCATCAGCTCCTCACAACAAACACCTGACATATGAGGCAAGCACACGTATATAAGAAACATAGGCAGcaccatacatcctttttatgtatactgtagttcataataatgtcacgtcaaatgtatcattcttaatagaggcaatacaatgtcagctttccagatatatttatcagaactctgtttgcaacttttatatagaattatgtaccattctccattctcaaacaaacacagttaaCTTTATATTCATCTCCATTTGTTCGCCTCATATTCAGAACTACATTTCCTCTCGCAAGAGCCCTTGacctttctttttgttgttttgaataaattagtaagtttgcaGATGCTGCTTCTTACTCACACCATCGCTACACCCCTTCGCCCCAAAATACCAAGCAGGGGTTCATTCTTGTACAAAACTTCCGAATGACTGACAGGTCTATTATCTCCTTTcataggaaccttctcatcctcccacttAGAACACAGATTTTATACAGTCTTAATAACTTAAGCATCCTGTTGACCAATATCAAAATGAGCAGGGCATTCTCCTCTTATCTAAAAGATGttttacatggaatatttcaataCTGCAAGTTATCGTCCATCAGCCCCCGTGATATGATATGGTTTATATGCGTAGATGACAT is part of the Macrobrachium rosenbergii isolate ZJJX-2024 chromosome 41, ASM4041242v1, whole genome shotgun sequence genome and encodes:
- the LOC136827108 gene encoding uncharacterized protein; its protein translation is MWSDLSINHGGTTIAYKTSAGYPCPYLSVGLRRKAFNFAHNLFDPSGRATAQIVAERHIWWGQCRLCQTSKITWHVESGIGEFHTTHCCFTYIHIEGYRYLFAIIGRNTRWPEAIQIQQQMAESCVKAFIRWVSRHGVQQIIMSCRGANFMPSLWNALTDSLVTKVTHNGLQPRSQRLTARCQGVIWRKELPWVLPGLRTSPHVAFDSSPAEILYGQALTLLADIFQHPTSLTSSSDICKALEQIMLAIYTSECTEAPISPS